DNA sequence from the Lycium barbarum isolate Lr01 chromosome 5, ASM1917538v2, whole genome shotgun sequence genome:
GGCTTTCGGCCGTATCACAGAGGCCAGATGGCTGAGGCCGTTGAGGTCAGACCCGGGTCAACGTGACCCGAGCATGATGTGTGAGTATCATGAGACTCATAGGCACAGAACCGAAGACTGTCGACAGTTAAGGGAAGAGGTGGCTCGTTTATtgaagaatggccaccttcgagaatttctgagtgaacgagccaaaaactACTACAAATAAAGGGAGAATCAAAAGCGTGTTGAGCTAGTGGAACCTCAACATGTAATCAATATGATAATTGGGGGAACggatgcccctcgagggccgatgatgaaacgaacaaaggtttccattgtacgagagaagcgcagccgggactATTTACCCAAGGGTTCCATCtccttcagcaacgaggatgcaaaAGGCATCATTCAACTGCACAATGAtacattggtaatttctattcttattttcaaatcacaagttaaacgtattttgattgacccaggtagctcggccaacatcatccagTGGAGAGTAAtagaacagctaaggctactcgacgAGATTGTACCGATAGCCCgagtactcagtgggttcaatatggcaagtgaaaccacgaagggagagatTTCTTTACCGGTTAATATTGACGGTATTCTATGTCATCgagggagatatgaagtataatgctttgctcgttagaccgtggattcatagcatgagagcaATACCGTCAACACTACATTAGTTGCTGAAGTTCCTAACCCCGTAGGGAATTAAAACTAttcgaggtgaacagcccgctgcaaagGAGATGTTCACGGTCGAGGAAGCgctattttttccaaaaaaaatcgAACAAAAGAGATGATGAATTAATCGGAGGCAAAGACACCTAATAGAAATTAAAGGAAACGGGTTTGAAAGCAGAACAGAAGGGATCGGATCCGGTTGGTGAAGAAGATGATTTCGGCATACCCAGATCGTTCGTATTACCAGATGACTCGGATACAACCAAATctaccgtggaggagctggaacaagtcatcttgttcgaatatctaccggatagaaaggtatacctgggcacggggttaacctcggagctcagggacaagttaattaaatttcttcaagctaatgctgATTATTTTGCATGGTCCtatatagacatgacaggtgtgccaccgaaAGTGACGACTCATAAGCTCAGCCTTGATGGGAGATTTCCCCCGGTGAAACAGAAAAGGAGACCCATGGCAAAAccgaaacacgccttcgtaaaggatgaggtaacaaagcttttaaaaataggctctatccgggaggtaaaatacccggactggctagcgaATGTAGTGGttgtgccgaagaaaggtaataaatttagaatgtgtgttgattataaggatttgaacaaagcatgcccgaaggattcatttccgatgcctcacgtcgatcgaatgatcgatgcaacggtcgggcatgaaatgttaagttttctcgatgcttactctgggtacaaccaaatcaagatgcacccggaggatcaagagaaaacatccttcattacccgatacgagacttactgttacaatgtcatgcccttcggATTAAAATATGCCGGTGCAAcgtaccaacgcctagttaatggaatgttcgaagaacaaataggaaaaacaatggaagtttatattgatgacatggtggtcaaatccctggaaacagaggaccatttaaaacatttgaaggaaacctttgatgtacttcgcaaatacaacatgaagcttaacccgaaaaaatgtgccttcggtgtccgatctggcaaatttttgggtttcatggtgtcgaaccggggaattgaaattaacccggacaagatcaaagtcatcgaggatattgaggtggtgaataacgtcaaaggattgcagaggctcaccggaaggatagcggcactGAGCCGTTTCATTTCaaggtcttcggataaaagtcaccgtttcttctcattATTGAGGAATAAGAATGACTTCAACTAGACACCGGAATGCCAAAAAGCTTTGCGGGAGTTAAAAAGATACTTATCAAGTCCACCTCTGCTGCACACACAGAAGGCAGACGAACAGTTATTCCTATACCTTGCCTTATCCGAGGTAGCAGTAAGCgatgttttggtccgagaagaagcaCGTACACAATTTtcaatatattatgtgagtagaactctAGGGGATGCGAAGACTCGTTATCCCCACCTCGAAAAATTAgctttggcattggtaagtgcttcaagaaagctgaaaccttactttcaatgccatccgatatgcgtagtaactacttacccgctgaagaatgtcatgcataaaccggaattatcgggtagattgACCAAATGGGCcatagagattagcggatatgacaTCGAATATAAGCCTAGGACGAccattaagtctcaaatcttggccgattttgtggcagattttaccaCAACCATGATTCCCGAGGTCGAAAAAGAATTATTGCTGACCTCGGAAAAAGATTCGGGTATCTGGTCTCTatacacggacggggcctcgaacctaaaGGGTTCCGGGCTGGGCATCATCCTTAAAACCCCCGCCAGGGATGCCATTAGGCAGTCGATTAGAACTAccaaattgactaacaatgaagccgagtatgaggctatgattgcaggttgcGAGTTAGCCCGGAGTCTGGGAGCCGAAATAATCGAAGCAAAATGTGACtatctcttggtcgttaaccaagtGAATGGCGTCTTTAAGATTAAGGATGAACGAATGCAAAGATATTTGGAGAAGACTCAGGTGATACTGCACCGGTTAAAAGAGTGGACATGCAGCATGTACCTAGGGAGCATAATAACGAAGCCAATGCACtggccaatttgggctcttcaATCGAAGgagaggaaatcaaccccggtacTATAGTGCAGTTGATGAATTCGGCGGTTGAAAACGGGCATGCTGAGATAAACACgatgggtctaacttgggattggcgcaacaaatacatcgactacttataagatggaaagctcccgagtgacccaaaagaattaCGATCACTGAAGACCAAAGCAGCACAATTCTGCTTAATAGACGGTAAATTATATCgtcggtctttcttcggacccctggccaagtgtttgggtcccggagaaatcGATTATGTGATCATAGAAGTCCATAAGGGTACCTGCAGTaatcactccggtgcagaagccttggttcgaaaaattatcagagccggttattactggaaccggatggaggaggacTCGAAGAATTTTGTCTGGAAATGCGATGGGTGTCAAAGGAATGCCCCGATGATCCATCAGCCCGGGAAGTTGCTACACCCGGtgatctcaccttggcctttcatgaagtggggaatggacatcgttaGTCCTTTGCCataggcaccaggtaaggcccgtttcattttgcttatgactgactatttctccaaatgggttgaagcgcaggccttcaaaAAGATTAGAGAAAgggaggttattgacttcatatgggaccatattatctgtcgtttcggcatcccgaccgaaataacttgtgataacggccctcagttcgtgggtagcaaggtcaataatttcctcgaggggttgaagatcaagaaaattgtatcaactccgtatcaaccaagtgcaaacggacaggcagaatccacaaacaaaacaataattcaaaaaatctaaggaaaagacttgaaacatcaaaGCATCAATGGAGGGAGGTGCtaccggaggtattatgggcttacagaactacattaaaatcaagcacgggggaaacgCCTTTCtcattggtctacggggccgaagctctCATCCCAGTATAAGTTGGCGAACCGAGCCTCCGATTCAAATACGCCACCGGTggatcaaacgaggaggccatggccataaaactcgacctcGCAGACGAACTACGTgaaaatgcgttggtccgtattgcggCTCAGAaatagagaatggaaaggtactacaaccggaaggccaatttttgaaatttctaagttggggacttggtacttcggaaagttactttgaacaccaagaatccaaACAACGGGAAGTTGGGTCCAAACTGGGAAGGGCCATACAATATAACAGGAATAACAGGTAAAGGGTCGTActagctggaatccatggacggacaacggttgcgcaataactggaatgtggctcatttgaagagatactactgctaaggtatagATGTCTACCTTTGTGATCATTTTTTATTGTTAATCTGTCTCTTTTTTGCAGAAAGTCGAGTATCGGATGAAGTTAGGTCTGAAAACATGTGTTGCACTCTTTGCCTTAGTACGGTTTTATCTCGAAGTGAGTTTTCCGACAacgtttttaatgaggcaacaagtacaacgtgttacttggtGAAAGCGAGGCAAAGTATCGGGGAACTCGGGGTATACCCCTCGAATGGGGACTTGAGagtgcttacccgatcatgcagctcggataaacactaggggactatcatacccacatCAAGACTTACCCCGAAAAGTTAAAATTGAGTTCAGCTCAACAAAGTAGATGAACACTATTAAGTGCTACCCCGGAGAAGTCCTCGAAATTTTATATTTCCCATCTTTGtcaaatcccggaccttctgtgttaggtttcgatgtaaggaccaaacgatcagaaccaATCCTGTCCACTTAGCATTTGCTATGGTAAAAGCAGAAAGAAACGGATGAAGTCTTCATATTATGTACGTGTaaatacttgcaatataaagaaAATTATGAAAAATACATCTCGGGTGTGTCTTCTTATTAAATACCCTACACCGGGGACACTGTTGAAACTCGGCATcattttaaaacaaaaaatacCCTACACCGGGGACTACCGtcaaaattcgacaaaggcaacaaggtcgcgTTGAACCAAGCTAAAatcttttaacaccctcgaatggggactgccaTATCAAAATTTGGCAAGgcagggattcaggtgtccgaacctaatctatgataAGCAAACGGTTTAAAAATATCGGCCCTGCAATGCCTAACGTGATtcagagacgtctgaattcacaaagcataaataagtCCCGCGGGCAAATCACTCGATCAAATCTTCTAATAAAAAGGTACCGAATGAAGAGGAAAGCCAATCCTCAGGCACAGTCAAGAAAAAATGGCTCCGAACCTTTTAACGGAATAAGCAATTAAGGAAAATGTCATAGCAAGCATTTGGATAAAAATAATGAAGAGAGTCAAGAGGAAAATGCTCATTTCATATACGAGGGTTTTTTACATTTTCCACAAAATCAAAAGCAAAAACAAGTCAAAATAAAGACAAAATAAAGGCTAATGCAGGCCATGGTCTACCCGGTATGACTGGAGCCGGAGTTCTCAAAAATCGTTCTCTCGGAATCTTAAGACTCGGGGTCAAGGGATTTCTTAGCCTCCTCCTCGATTGTTCTAGCTTCGAGTATCAGAGCCGCAAGGTCCCCTAATCCTTGTTGAGCTTGCTCAAGGGTagccctccgagacttccaccgttcatattCAACCGCAATCGTGGTACGGGCCTCGGCAGCCTTCACGTCCTTAAGAGACTCTTTTAAGTCAGCCTCAACTTTGgccaatttagccactaattTCGATCTCTCTTCGTCGAGAATCCTTTGAGTTTGAGTAGCCGACTCAAGCTCGGCCTTAAGAATGTCATTGGCCTCGGCTGCCTCCTCAAATTTGCTTTTGAGCTTGTCGCAAATCCGGGCCCGATCCTCGGCTTTCTGTTCCATTACCCTCAACTTCTCATTGTCCGTAGCATTTTCGGATTCAAGCAGCCTATGCCTCTTGGCCATCTTCACGGCATCAGTCTTGACCGAATCAAGCTCACTTTGGAGTTGAGAGATAGTAGCCTTGAGTTCACCGAGCCTCGAAGAAAAATGGGCATTGTCTTGGCTAAGGCTGACCTTGTCTGCTTCCAGGAGTCGGTTCTTTTCAACCATTCCGGCCAACTCAGCCTTCGGACAAATATTTTCGGCCTTCACCTcttcgagctcgggttgaaggttaGAAAGGGCAGCAGCCCGATTTAATTGATCTTCTTTTCTTGCAAAAGGTGTTGGAACTTCTCCGTATTACGACCTTGGGCATCCAACTGGCCCTTTAAAtcgtcaacctcttgctgagcacggataAAGGCCTCATTGACGAGCACAACACTCTGTAGAAAAAACAAATAACGTTAAACTTGGATAAAGCTGGAGCTAAGGTTCACATTGAATTATGTAAAGATTGGATGATAAGCTTACTCGGTTACCCACATACATACCCTCATTAATGAGGTACTGCCAGGGGACTCCGGTCATTTTTCTCTTATTCGAGTCCGtgagaggcctcagatagcttgctactcccaccggaCGGGACAAAAAGCTGCAATCCTCAGGGACGGTGACCATGGCCGATCTTGTCTTTCTCTGTTCCACGCTCGGGACCGGGAAGACACGTACTAGGCTATCCCTTGAACCAGTTTCAGTAGCCCGGCTAGCTGCTCTCGTGACCCGAGGGATAGGGAAATGTCCGAAACCGGCAGCTTCCCCGGTTGCAGGTGGTGGGCccgagaacatgtcatcgagGTTATCCGACCTCGGCGCAGGAGAAGTTGGAGCAAACCCAGCGGTCTCGGTAGAAGCAGATGCCTCGGATGTAGAAGCTGGGTCACCACCGGGCAGTGGGCTAGTATCCATTGGAGCCTCGGTATCAAAGACCGACTCTGCTCTTTGTTCGGCTTCAGCAGTCGAAGCTTGCCCGGATCTTCTAGGCCTTTGCAGGGGAGTCTCTTCAGATGAAGCGTCACCTGAAATGTCAACgaattcaattgaccttagaggagttggataaagaacttcttccccacctgtgtgcaaaGCCGCAACTGAAGGTCCTTCTTCGGTTCTAGTAAATGAGGGAATAGTAAATTCCTCCTCTGGAACAGAGGCAACGGAGGGGGCCACACCGACCCTTCAAATAAGGAAGTCGGGCTCTGATTCATCCCTCAGAGTCCGGACAACGCTCCTTGCCCTTTTCTTCGATTTATGTCCTTTATCTGAGGGCTTTTTTCGCCTCTTATTGGCAGCAACAATGAGCCGCGATGTCCCTGCTGAATCGAATTAAGGAACCGGTGCAGCAAGCTCAGCTGTTGGTTCGGGTCTCAGCTCCACCGAGCCACtgggtaaacctgaataccgaaggggttataaaagaaaaaggaaaaaggagaagATACAATATATACCAAATCAAGGAGAACGTTACCGTGATTTTGGgcaacccatcggccacgcgacaggtCCCCCCATGTCCGTCGTTCGTGAATGTGTTGGCCGATAATTGCTCCAACCCATTCGGTCATGTTCCAGACGGCTGGAGATATCCACGCCATATCTAATACAAaaaaacggggggggggggggggggggggggcaatcaCGTGAATACAAGGGAGTAAAGTGTTGACAAAGCATGGAGGAAGAACTGAGAAACTTACGTCTATCGTTCCGCCTCTCGGGGAAAGGCATGTACTCAATCGGAATAATGTCTGCGGTCCTTACCCGGACATAGCGTTCCAACCACCCTCGatctctgtcttcgtccattttgCAAAAAATCGGGTTCCGACCTCACTTGGCGAGCTTTATCACGCCCTCTCGGAatagcctcggggaatataatcGGATGAAATGCGTCATCGAGAATTCCCTTTTGACTTTATTAGCCAGTAgtcggaggcaggccacggtcctctaGATAATCGGACCAATTTAGGCCAGGGTCATATTGTACGTCCGGCACATCTCCAAAATAACCGGGTCAATTGCAGGGTAGAGCTTGAGCGTAAATGGATAGGCGTAAACATACAAGAAGCCTTCTCTATGATCAGTGATGGATTCGTCGGGGCCTGGGGGCGAACACTTgcaccggacggttatcccatccgcagtcGACCCGGACCTggtcaagtttatcctcggtaatagACGAAAGATATCGCCTTACATCAAAACATCTGTCCGCAACTGGAGAGGGCTTCTCGACTTCAaactctttgttgttgttgggtttggacggtactATGTCCAAAGCGGTAGGTTCAACGAAGGTTTTTCCCTTGGGTTGTGAGGTTGGCTCGGCTCCTTGAGAacaaaccgagggaacatcctggGAGGTAGTTTCGatgttggcagaattttgggagATATGAAAAGGATGATTTGTAAATTTGAATTAGGAAACAAAACAGGTAATATAAGAAAAGATTGAAAGGGCAGTTGAAGAATTCAAAATGACGAGTGAAAGAGGAAACAAAGGAGCACTTTCGATCAAAGAAAAGCAAATGGAGAAATTGCAAAGTTGGCTTTTCTTACGAtcaaaacaagaaagaaaagaaaacgaTCAAAACAAGCAAGAAAAGGAGAGATAAAAACGATCAGAAGTaaagaagtgaagaagtgaaAATGGTAAAATGAAGGGGttaagggccttatataggcgtGGTAACTGTGGCGGTTACAGAGGTCAGCCAACCAGGGGGggccacgtgtcccacaattaatgagacgtgtTATGAGGCgtcgtgcgttacggcggttccCGAGGTCGGCCATTCGGGACGAGACATGTGGCTGATTTAAGAGGAATGTGACATAACTATTTTCGCtaaaattaaaagataagaacgagcttatgaAACCACCGGTTTTGTGACTTATCCACTTCcagttactccggtaaaactacggtccgaaAAGTGTGGgtactatctgtatacggtaaaaaccggatatatgcaagaccggtgagacAGGGGGCCGAGGGTAGGACCAAATGAGCACTAGTATGATTGGTTTTTTCTTCGACCAGGGGGATTGCACAAGATGTGGCTGATCCGAGAAAAGAGAAGCGAATCTGTCGGTCCGATGTCTCCGGACCAAACTCAGCATTatcgttagtccggtttctctaAGTCAAGttctcgtggccgttagtccgattCCTCCATGTCCGAactgatcgtggccgttggtccggttaaccagTTGCGGAACTGCCACAtgtcaagaccgttctgtcattttgtactgacaaccgtacgggtgtcagaccgtacggtcctaccttatccttttagggtttctttattctaaaaggaTTTATATTGTATGtaaggcccatgaggcaaaactataaatagatgacatttccctacttttaggggttgatTTAttgagatctagaacattgtaatagaaaatatatattgaagctctctctctcttttggtCCGATTCAGTGGCGTTTTTTGGCTTTGCTTATTAATTCAACACAATTAGCTTAATcaacaatatatacatattcattcAAGGCATTGatactgtcacgccccaaaccatggcatgggcgaaacacggcactctgtgccttactgcatgtgaccgagcgaacctcatggcttgcttgtcaacatgggcatcaaaacaatatactctatatgatgcaatttaaatgaatcgtgtaaatgtaatttgcggaataaagtcatgaaattatctcatagcgtgaaaaatcatgaaaacataatagtctgcaaacatgaaagcataactgactctgtgaactaatatctgtctatgaaacctctaaaacatgtctggacatggccctggactaccataaactgaatactaatggagactccat
Encoded proteins:
- the LOC132639204 gene encoding uncharacterized protein LOC132639204 → MVEKNRLLEADKVSLSQDNAHFSSRLGELKATISQLQSELDSVKTDAVKMAKRHRLLESENATDNEKLRVMEQKAEDRARICDKLKSKFEEAAEANDILKAELESATQTQRILDEERSKLVAKLAKVEADLKESLKDVKAAEARTTIAVEYERWKSRRATLEQAQQGLGDLAALILEARTIEEEAKKSLDPES